Part of the Candidatus Micrarchaeia archaeon genome is shown below.
AACGCCCCAGAGAATGGAATATAGCCGCACCGGCTGGAGCGCAGCCCTAAAGTGCTTCCGGGGGACGCAGATTTATATAGATTTTTCACGAATACAGGCTGTCTAATCTGATGAGGAATTCCTATGGAAAGGATAAAAACCGGAATAAGCGGGCTCGACGAAATGCTCCAGGGGGGGTTGCCGAAGAACAAGCACGTGGCGCTCTACGGCGGGCCGGGCTGCGGGAAATCATCATTCGGGTTCGAGTTCCTTTACAGAGGCGCGCTCCAGAACGAGAACGGGATGTACGTTACGCTCGAGGAAACCGCGGAGGACATGGTGGAGAACATGGAGAACACGTTCTCCCAGCTCACGGATATAGAGTCGCTCATCAAATCCAAGAAGCTCCAGGTGGTGAAGCCCGATAAGCTCAATCTGGAGGAAACTGCTGAGATGATTGAGGATGGAATAACGAAGAACAAGGTGAAGAGGGTGGTGATAGATTCGGCCACCATGGTGCGGCTCTCGTTCGAGGGCAACTTGGAGTACAGGCAGACGCTCTTCGAGTTCTTCTCCCTTTTGAGGGGGCTGGACTGCACGGTGATGATGACGCTCGAGGCGAGCAGTCCGAGGAAGGAGCAGGTCGTTTTCGATATCGAGCATTTCGTGATGGACGGCATAATCAACCTGTACAGCCTCGAGCAGGGGGACAGGAGGATACGCGCCTTGGAAATATTCAAGATGAGGGGCACCGACCATTCCAGGGAGCTGGTGCCGTTCAAGGTAACCCCTTCAGGCATAAAGATTTATGTCGGGGAAAAGGTGTTCTAGGTTTTCTGCATGGAAAAAGGGGATTTCTTCTACGCGATTTTCTGGTCTTTCGCGATGGCGTTCGCGGCCTATTTCCTGGGCTTCGGGCCAGTTGCGGCGGTGTTCTTCGCGATGGCGTTAGTTGGGTGCGCGGCGGTGGAGAAAATAGAGAACGCGGCGTATGTGGCAGGCACGGCGCTGGTCGCGCTCGCGTTCGCTTCCTATTTCTCGGCTAGTTTCTATTTCCTCACGGACAGGGTCGCGGTTGGCATGCTGATGTTCTTCGTGCTTCCTGCGGTGCTCC
Proteins encoded:
- a CDS encoding ATPase domain-containing protein is translated as MERIKTGISGLDEMLQGGLPKNKHVALYGGPGCGKSSFGFEFLYRGALQNENGMYVTLEETAEDMVENMENTFSQLTDIESLIKSKKLQVVKPDKLNLEETAEMIEDGITKNKVKRVVIDSATMVRLSFEGNLEYRQTLFEFFSLLRGLDCTVMMTLEASSPRKEQVVFDIEHFVMDGIINLYSLEQGDRRIRALEIFKMRGTDHSRELVPFKVTPSGIKIYVGEKVF